From a single Rhizobium lusitanum genomic region:
- a CDS encoding arylesterase, with translation MSFKAVAFHFAVIAFGLLFGAASAAEARTIQLVGFGDSLMAGYQLPPGDGFPAKLEAALKAKGLDVAINDAGVSGDTTSGGLSRIDWSVPDGTDGVILELGANDALRGIPPEQTEKNLDAIIARLKERNIPVLLAGMLAPPNMGPDYAAKFNPIYQRLADKYKLPLYPFFLDGVATHADLQLSDGMHPTSKGVDVMVQGFQPAAASFIGTIAAAAK, from the coding sequence ATGAGTTTTAAAGCTGTCGCGTTTCACTTCGCTGTCATTGCTTTCGGCCTTTTGTTTGGCGCGGCGAGTGCGGCCGAGGCGCGGACCATCCAATTGGTCGGTTTCGGCGACAGCCTGATGGCCGGTTATCAGCTGCCGCCGGGCGACGGATTTCCGGCCAAGCTGGAGGCGGCGCTGAAGGCAAAGGGGCTGGACGTGGCGATCAACGATGCCGGCGTCTCCGGCGACACCACGTCGGGCGGGTTGTCGCGTATCGACTGGTCGGTGCCGGACGGGACCGATGGCGTCATCCTCGAACTCGGGGCCAACGACGCGCTGCGTGGCATTCCGCCGGAGCAGACGGAAAAGAACCTGGACGCCATCATTGCCAGGCTGAAGGAGCGCAACATTCCTGTCCTGCTCGCCGGAATGCTGGCGCCGCCGAACATGGGTCCGGACTATGCGGCCAAATTCAATCCGATCTACCAGCGGCTTGCCGACAAATATAAGCTCCCGCTCTATCCGTTTTTTCTCGATGGCGTCGCAACCCACGCGGATTTGCAATTGAGCGATGGCATGCATCCGACCTCAAAGGGCGTCGACGTGATGGTGCAGGGCTTCCAGCCCGCGGCTGCCAGTTTCATAGGGACGATTGCCGCAGCTGCGAAATAG
- a CDS encoding ABC transporter ATP-binding protein, with translation MAKTIIELKKADLTLGNAAASVHVLKGIDLTVAEGESVGIIGPSGSGKSTLLMVLAGLEKLDSGELLIRDMPLHSLSEDRVADFRGRNIGIVFQSFHLIANMTALENVAVPLELANVRDAFDIARRELQAVGLGERLSHYPGQLSGGEQQRVAIARALAPSPALLIADEPTGNLDTDTGRQISDLLFAQQAERGTTLLLVTHDPALAARCSRQIRVRSGEIEGDSAHARTSQAAIA, from the coding sequence TTGGCAAAAACCATCATCGAGTTGAAGAAAGCGGATTTGACGCTCGGCAATGCCGCCGCCTCCGTCCATGTGCTGAAAGGCATCGACCTCACGGTTGCGGAAGGTGAGTCCGTTGGCATCATCGGCCCCTCCGGCTCCGGCAAGTCGACGCTACTGATGGTGCTGGCCGGCCTGGAGAAGCTCGATAGTGGCGAACTGCTGATCCGCGATATGCCGTTGCACAGCCTGAGCGAGGATCGCGTTGCCGATTTCCGTGGCCGCAATATCGGCATCGTCTTCCAGTCCTTCCATCTCATCGCCAATATGACGGCGCTCGAAAACGTCGCCGTGCCGCTGGAGCTCGCCAATGTTCGCGACGCCTTCGATATCGCCCGGCGCGAATTGCAGGCCGTCGGCCTCGGTGAGCGGTTGAGCCATTATCCCGGCCAGCTTTCGGGCGGCGAACAGCAGCGCGTGGCGATTGCCCGCGCGCTCGCTCCCTCGCCGGCCTTGCTGATCGCCGACGAGCCGACCGGCAATCTCGATACCGATACCGGACGGCAGATCTCCGACCTCCTATTCGCCCAGCAAGCCGAGCGCGGCACGACGCTGTTGCTCGTCACCCACGATCCGGCGCTTGCCGCCCGCTGCTCCCGCCAGATCCGCGTCCGCTCCGGCGAAATCGAGGGCGACAGCGCCCATGCGCGGACCAGCCAGGCGGCGATAGCATGA